The DNA window CAATCAGGGGGTCAGGCGTCCGGAGCCGAGACCTCTGCAGAGACAGTGGCCGGGGAGATCGGAGACGAAGAGAGAGGCTGGCCCGAAGCGCCCGGTTTTTCGCCTTTTTCGGTGATCTTTCCCCATTTTACCGTCATGATGCCGGTCCGGATTATCCGCCCTGGATTGCCTGCGACGATGGAGCGGGGGGGGACGTCCTTGGTGACGATGGCACCGGCTGCAATGACGGAATGATCGCCGATGGTGATGCCCGGCATCACGATGCTGCGCGCACCAACCTGGCAATAACGTCCGATCGTCGTGTGGGTGTGCTTTCCGGCTATATGGTCATGGGTCAGGATCACAGCATCAAAGGACACGGCAGAGCCTTCGCCTATATGGATGCCCTGAGGATAGGTGCGGTCCAGTACGGCCTTGAGCGAGACGAGCGAAAATGGATGGATGTCCATCTTCCAGACCTTCACCAGATACAGCCGCCGTAGCAGCAGAAGCAGGTCGCGCAGACGAGTCCGGCAAGTGGCGAGCAGTCCATAGCGTTTCGCAGCCTCGAGGAAGGTATCCGAATGCTTGCCCGTGTATTGAAATGCCATCTGCCGCGCGTCCCCCAGAATGCTTCTATTTAAATCATGCCCCGCATGGGGCGCACAAGCCTGGATGTTTCCAGGTCGTAATCTGTACCATGCTCATCTCAGATCTGTTGCCCCAGTGCCTGGCGCAGCATCCAGCCGCAGCGCCGCAACCGCAGACGGGCCAGCGTGGCCAGCGCGGCGCGTCGTTCGCCCGGCCGGACCAGCGCGGTGCTGCGCAGCACCCGGGGCGCATGGGCGAGTATCGACAGCGTCATCGCCAGCCCACGCAGGCCCCAGCGCAGCCGCGCGGCGATCCCTCGCCCCTCTAGCCCCCAGGATTCCTGTGTCAGACGGCGCCATTTGCGCTCGAGCGCGGGCCAGTCCGCACGGGTCGGATGGGCAACGCGCAACGCGTCTTCGTGGATCAGGGAAAATCCCGCAGCGGTGGCGCGGTGGCACCAGTCCAGATCTTCGGACAGGCCGGGGGTGAAGTCCCCCACGGCTGTAAAGACCCGCCGGGTGGTCAGCAGGTTGGCCGTCACCGAAAAGCCCCGCACCTGCACATAGCGGCGGTTGTCAAAGGCAAAGACCGTCTCGAAAGCCTCGGCGCCCGAGCGGGGGGCCGGGGTTTCGTCGAACAGGGTGATGGTCCCGCCGATGACATCGCCCGTGCCTTTGGCCGCCAGATGGTGCGCATTGGCCAGCCAGTCCGGGGCCGGCACGCAGTCGCAGTCGAGAAAGAACAGTTGTTCGGCCTGGGTCGCGGCAACACCGCGGTTGCGCGCCATTGCCGCGCCTTTGCGCGGCTCGGTCAGGAATGTGACCTGCGGATGGGCGGCGCGCAGCGCATCCAGCGGTTGGCGCGACCCGTTGTCGACCACCACGACCCCGGTCGCGGGACTGGCGGTCTCGACCTGCGGCATCAGCGCCGCCAAACAACGTGCCAATCGGTCGGTGTCGTCGTAATGGGGGATGATAACTATTGCCTGCACGTCTTTTGATCTTCTGTAACCGGAGATGATGCGTAACGTAGACGCGCTTCGCGTACATTTGCAAAACAGGGTGGCGGAAAAAAGGCCGTGATGCTAGCGTTTAAGAAGTTTTAGCGTATCTGTGACCCCAACGGGAATTAGTGCTTTGGAAAGCGTTTCAGAAACTGTTCAAGCCCGCGACAATCGGCCGATCCGGACCCTTCTGCCGATGGCTTGCGATGGTGTCGGGCCCAGTTTTACCTGCCTGCAGTTGATGTCCGGGGCGCATATTGCCGGATACGAGGTCGATGTCTTTGCCAATAGGCGTCGGGCCGAGAAGCCGCCCGTTGGCATGCGCCTTGCGCTGGGGGGCAACCTCTCGGCGCTGCCTTACAGATGGGTCGCGCCCTATGCCTCGCGC is part of the Puniceibacterium sp. IMCC21224 genome and encodes:
- a CDS encoding DapH/DapD/GlmU-related protein; its protein translation is MAFQYTGKHSDTFLEAAKRYGLLATCRTRLRDLLLLLRRLYLVKVWKMDIHPFSLVSLKAVLDRTYPQGIHIGEGSAVSFDAVILTHDHIAGKHTHTTIGRYCQVGARSIVMPGITIGDHSVIAAGAIVTKDVPPRSIVAGNPGRIIRTGIMTVKWGKITEKGEKPGASGQPLSSSPISPATVSAEVSAPDA
- a CDS encoding glycosyltransferase family 2 protein, whose protein sequence is MQAIVIIPHYDDTDRLARCLAALMPQVETASPATGVVVVDNGSRQPLDALRAAHPQVTFLTEPRKGAAMARNRGVAATQAEQLFFLDCDCVPAPDWLANAHHLAAKGTGDVIGGTITLFDETPAPRSGAEAFETVFAFDNRRYVQVRGFSVTANLLTTRRVFTAVGDFTPGLSEDLDWCHRATAAGFSLIHEDALRVAHPTRADWPALERKWRRLTQESWGLEGRGIAARLRWGLRGLAMTLSILAHAPRVLRSTALVRPGERRAALATLARLRLRRCGWMLRQALGQQI